CAAGGTGTTTTTCCGGAGAGTTCAACGTCCCCGCGCTGTTGCATACGTGCCTTAACGGAATCCTGATACCCCGATCCTCCAGAATCGAGAGGGCCCTCAGATAACGGTCGTACTGGGTCTCCGTATAGTCCAGCCTCCCCTCGTCAGCGGTGGCGAAATGGGTAAAAAGGCCCTCCAGATGGAGTCCTGGAAGGGCAGTTATCTCGTCGAGGACGGAGGGAAGCTCGTCAGGGAGAAAACCGATTCGCCCCATGCCTGTATCGACTTTGAGGTGAATAACCCCACGGGATCCCTCCTTCACCGCCGCCTGGCTCAGAGCTTTGGCCATGTTCATATCGGTGATGGACACCGCCAAACCCTGTCGAACGATCTCTCCGGCGGCACCGTAGGAGGTGGGGCCCATTATCAGGATAGATTCCCCTATTCCCGAATCCCTGAGGTAAAAGGCTTCGTCGGAGGTAGCGACTGCAAACCGCTGGCATCCCTCTTTAGATAAGCACCTCGCCACCTCAAGCACCCCATGACCGTAGGCATCCGCCTTGATCACCGACATAACCTGGACGGAGGGCCCTACGTGGTTTTTAATAGATCGGTAGTTAAAAGCCACGTTTTCCAGATTGACCTCCATCCTGCTAGGCCTGTATCCCAAAGAAAACATCCCCTTTTTGTCTTATCCGCAAAAAACCGAGGCAAGAGACCGAAGGTCTCTCGCCCCTTTTTAGACCTGAAAGATCCTACTTCAAGATTCCCTTTCGACGCTTATCGTCGAAATCGCTGACCAGCTTTTTGACCTCGCTGGAGAGCCAGAGCAGGGCCACCAAGTTCGGTATGGCCATAAGTCCGTTCATGGTGTCCGACATATCCCAGATATTAGCTAGGAATTTCCCGCCTCCACCGGAAGCACCGATCAGTAGAACGATTATCCAAAGAGCCTTAAAGCCCAATATAACCGGCTTGCTGTGTCCTAAAAGATAAGTAACGCTGGTCTCACCGTACCAATACCAACCCAATATGGTGGAGAAGGAGAACAGGG
The uncultured Dethiosulfovibrio sp. genome window above contains:
- the alr gene encoding alanine racemase, whose amino-acid sequence is MGYRPSRMEVNLENVAFNYRSIKNHVGPSVQVMSVIKADAYGHGVLEVARCLSKEGCQRFAVATSDEAFYLRDSGIGESILIMGPTSYGAAGEIVRQGLAVSITDMNMAKALSQAAVKEGSRGVIHLKVDTGMGRIGFLPDELPSVLDEITALPGLHLEGLFTHFATADEGRLDYTETQYDRYLRALSILEDRGIRIPLRHVCNSAGTLNSPEKHLDCCRPGVILYGMWPSSDCIRPIELRPTFEVKTSVAAVRSLPPGSGVGYGLRYMTRGDERIAVLPIGYADGLSRAFSMKINVLVKGRMVPQVGNICMDQTMINVTGLDVSVGDEVVIVGKQGDHVITPDDLAGARQNTINYEIPIMFSKRVPRVYVDKSNSQ